GGTAAATATTAAACGTATCTGATGTTTTGACTTTTCCAGCTCCTCTTTAGACACGTTGAGACAGAGGCACAGAGGCAAGGCTGCTCTGTCCAGGAGAAAGGACAGGAAAGCAACAAATCTCGACAAGCGGATCTCTGGCAGCCCGTAtgtatttttaatctttttaaaatgtgactCTTGGTTTGCTTCTGGGTGAATGCAGTGACCGTGTGAGCGTCTCCCTTCAGGTGCGCCGCGCTGCGGCGGCCTCGCCTCCTGACTCACTGGATGTACCGCTGCCGGTGGACGCTCCTCTGCACCTACCTCGTCGCTCTTTTCTGCGTCCTGTCGATGACTTTCTTCCTGTGGAAACTTCAGGACGGAGCATCCGAACCCTGATCTGGAAAATCACCTTCATGACTCTGAACGTTGTCATTCTATCTTCCAAAAAC
The DNA window shown above is from Salarias fasciatus chromosome 20, fSalaFa1.1, whole genome shotgun sequence and carries:
- the LOC115408824 gene encoding actin cytoskeleton-regulatory complex protein pan1-like, translating into MKKSLSFCPSHSSESGWSAVTRDDGNSADDRPADPGEPPPPPPPPEAPAAPPERPPTPEPECPPPKAAAATKTATRSSSLDTLRQRHRGKAALSRRKDRKATNLDKRISGSPCAALRRPRLLTHWMYRCRWTLLCTYLVALFCVLSMTFFLWKLQDGASEP